AAGATCCCAAATGCATCATCACCCAGTGATGCATGTGCCTCATTTATTTCCTGCTCGTCTGATAGCAGGTATCCTTTTGGTATCGGAATTCCATGGTTCGCGAATACGGATTTTGCCTGATGCTCATACAAATTCATGGAACAGTCTCCCTTCCGGCATTGCTTTTTTAAAAATTGCCACAATTTTAGATAGAGTCGGTAGCGTGAAAAACTATTGAGCAATTGATATGCCAAATGCACTATTGAAAGGTATTTGTTTGATTTAACTGTACGTTCACAGATAATGAACTTACTATGTTGTGTTTCATTATATTCAAAATGAGACATCATGCTGTTTCAATTCTATGGACATGAAACACTTTTGGCGACCTCTAACCACTTTTGACCTGTCATGATCACAACCACGCCAGCGCAGGTAGAAACCACTTTGAAAATGAAGGAATCCCGGGCAGAAATTGAGAATTTCTCAAATAGGAGGTTAAAGAGGAATGTATCGGAATGATCGCTTTATTGTGATAGGGAAGATGTGAAAAGAAAAAAAGGAAGGATATGTATATCAGGCGAGATTATATTTTTTTAATTTCCTCCATAAGGCCGAACGGCTGACACCAATTGATTTGGCAAGCTGCCCCATGTTCATATTTTTTTCCTTTAGGAGGGACGTTAAAATTTCCGCTTCCGTTTCTTCATCTGCTGGTTTCACCCTTTTCCAGGTCCTTGTTTTCCCCTCCGTTTCTTTTGTTTCAAACTTGTCTTGTTTAACGCCATATATGATCTCCCGCAACATTGCTTTTACAACACCAAAGGACAAGGTATTTCCTTCTCCCATAAGAACTACTAATTGCGTTAATACGTTCGACAATTCCCTGACATTGCCTTTCCAGGGATAATTTGAAAATTCCCGAAGCGCCAGGGTAATTATTTTTTTATTATATTCAGACACATGAAATGTATCGAGGATATGCAGGGTGATCGGATATAAATCTTCTATTCTGTCACGAAGCGGAGGAACATAGAGATGAAGGACATTCAAACGGTAATAGAGATCTTCACGGAAGCTTCCCTCGGCTACCTTTTCCCCTAAGTTCTCATTTGTTGCAGCGATCACTCTCACATTCACGGGGATGACCTGGTTCCCACCGACTTTTATTACTTCCTTCTGTTCTATTACCCTCAGCAAGCGCCCCTGGACATCAAAATTGAGTTTCCCGATCTCATCAAGAAATATCGTACCATTGTGAACAATTTCAAAGTAGCCGGGTTTCCCTCCCTTTTTTGCACCTGTGAACGATCCTTCCTCGTAGCCGAACAATTCGGCTTCAAGAAGATTCGGAGGAATTGCGGCACAGTTTATGGCGATAAAAGGTCCTTTTTTCCGCTTGCTTTCATTAACGATGCTATGTGCAAAAAGCTCTTTGCCGGTACCGCTCTCCCCGGTTATTAAAATTGTAAAATCCGTCGCTGAAAACTTTTTCGCTTTTTCTATGGTTTCCACTATGGAATCATGATTCCCCAAAATATCATCAAAGGTGAAGTTCTTTGCCGTCAATCCTCTTGCGTGGAGTGAGAACCTGATATCCTCTTCCATCTTCTGAACTTTGTCAGCTTCGTGAATGGAACAGACCCCGCCAAAATTTATTCCATCCAGTTTGATTGGAACCGAATGGATAATTACGTTCTTGTCGTTGATGCTTTCAATAGATTCATATTCATTATTATTGGTGATCGCCTTCAAAAGCCCGGTTTTCTTGAGGACAAAATCATTATACTTTCCCAATACGTCATGACCGGGGATTTTGAATATCTGTTCCGAAACGGTGTTGAACACAGTGATCTTTTTATGGATATCAATGGCGATAATTCCTTCTTCCGTTTCATTCACGATCGTTAATAATTGAATCCTTTTTTGTTTTTCGTCCAATTTCGACCACGCCACTTTATACGCATTGTCCAGTGCGTATTCGATCCATTCCTCACTCGATTCAACCAGTATCGTCCTGAATCCATGCTCACCGGCAATATCGCAGGTCAGGCCGCCGCCAACGATAGCATGTCTTTCACTGTTCAATTTATTAATTTTATTGTTCAGCTCTGTTCGTGTTTCAAATTTGAATTCCAGGATCTCTCTGCCGAGAACTTTTTCTAGTGTTGCAATATCCTTATGAATACCGCGAAAATTTCCAAGTACCAGGGTTTCCTTTACCTCACCGGCTTTCAATATGGCCTTTAAAACCTCCATGCTGCCTATCTTAATAGGGACAACGGGAATGTTGATATGTTCTTTTATTATCGAATCGGTCCCTTCACGTGCAACAATGACGTCGATACCCTCTGCTTCCATTTTCCGTGCTGTTGCAATGGCCTCCTCTATGGCGGCATAAATAGCCCATAGACAGACCCCCTTCTTCTTCGATATTTTTTTTGCTTCACTTACTAATTTTTTATACGGGGCAACGAGCCCTATTCTGATATCGCCCATTCCGCTCTATCCTTGCCGACAACTGAGTGTTCACAACATGTATTGAACACATTGAAAAAAAGGTAAAGGTCACTTGAAACCTGAAAGTGTTGTTGTGTATCAAATTATTTTCACAGTATCAATATCATCTGAAAAGCGGGAGTAGACCGATCATCGGGCCGAGAGACACTGTGAAAGCCGTATCTTGCTTCACCTACATTTTGTAGGAGTCAAATAACCGGCGCTCCGCTTCGCCTTCGATCGAAGCGGTAACTTCCACGAACGGCGTCAGAGAAGAATGTTTCAGTTTGTTCTTCAGCAGTTCATCGATCTGATAGATCCCCGCCGCGTTAACAAGCTTGATTCCAATACGTACGGGTTTTGTTTGTCCTTTTTCAATATTCACTCCCGCGATGGCTTGCGCGGATATGGAATGAATGTTCACTTTTCCCGCTTCAAAGGGTATCCGTGAACGGCCTTCCGTCATGTCGAGCGCGTCGGCGACTTTAAGAACACCCGCTTCGATGGTCAGGCATTCTTCATCCGCGTCATGGGCGACCACGGCATGGAGTGTTTCTGAAACCATGATTGTCAGATCCGGTTCGTCATAGAGCCCCTCCAGCAGTTCACGCACTTTCCGAAACGCGATAAAGAGGCTGTACCGTTCGTGATCATCACGATGCACCGAAATGCCGGTATCGTGGAAACATGCCGCCAATACGACGATCAGCTCCGCATCTCCAGCGGTCAGGCCATGATCTTTCACCACACTCGGTTCTACTCCTCCTTCGACCAATAAGCGGAGTATACGCAGGGCGGCATTTGCTACGATACGAATATGTACCTCTCCATGATCGCTGATTCCGGAACGGTCAACCGCGTTGACGTTCGCGCACTTCCAGATCTGAAACAGTTCTTTATCAGCGTTGATCCGCTTTATTAAAAGCTGCAGCTTTTTGTTGTTTCGCGCGGGTAGTTTGAATTCCATACAATGTTCCTCAGTTCCTCCGTGTCTCGAAAAACGTCCGTCACATCAGATCCGGGCTGCTGAAGACAGGTCCGGGCACCTTGTCACCGACAGGCATCCGCACCTAGTTCTCGAACATCATGGTCACCTCATAGCTGCCATAGCTCGGTGGCGACGTACAGACATTGTTGGTGCACTTGTAAGCCAGCTTGATCATTTTTTCATTCTCGGTGAGGATATCCGCGGTAAATCCGCGGATCCCTTTTGATTTCGCGTATTCGATCATTTTATCCTGCAGGCAGGAACCAAGCCCCTGTCCCTGCCACTCGGGCCGGATCATGTATGCTATGTCGGCAAGCCTGGTCGCCTGATCCATATAGTAACAGGAACTGCCGACAACACATTCATCTTCTTCTTTTTCACCGGTGACCGCGACAAAGGCCATTTCATGCTCATAATCCACGTTACACAGATGCTGCGCCTTTGATTCGGAAAGAGAGTTGAGCTTGGTGAAAAACCGCGTAATAACATCTTTCGGACTGAGATGATAGAACAGGTCCTGAAGTCCGCTGTAATCGCTTGCCCTGGCCGGCCGGATCAAAACCTTGGTGCCGTTCCTCAGCTCGATCTCACGATCTTCATCATGCGGATAGGCACCCCTGCTTTTCAGAACCTGGTCTTTGCGGACATACCCAAGCCTTTTCGCCTCTTCCAGCAGCCAGGGGCGGAAATCCGGGTGCGCGATCTCGATAAGCGAAAGGGCCCGCTCACGGATGGATTTTCCAAATAGATAGGCGGTCCCATACTCGGTGATGACATAGTGGATCTCCGATCGAGAAATGGTCACCCCTTCCCCCTCATGCAAAAGCGGCCGTATACGTGAGTTTTCACCGTCTTCCGTAATAGAAGAAAGACAGACAATGGGCTTTCCCCCGGGTGATCCGGCAGAACCCCGGAGAAATTCGGGCTGCGTGGATACACCGCTGTAAAATTCCCCCTCGAACTGATCCGAGCACACCTGCCCCGTAAGATCTATGGCAAAGGCCTGAGTGACGGAGACAAGCTTGCTGTTCCTGGCCAGTATCGCGGGATCACATATGTATTCTATGGGATAAAAGGCCACTGTCGGGTTTCTGTCAACAAAATCGTAGAGTCGCCTGGTCCCCAAACAATAGCTCGCGACAACCTGGCCCTTATGAAGTGTCTTGGCATTCCCGGTTACTATCCCTTCTTCGATAAGATCGATGATCGGTTCGGTTATGACATCGGAGTGGATCCCCAGATCCCTCCTGTTGGCAAGATATTTGAGCATCTCATTGGGGATCCTCCCCAGCCCGATCTGCAGGGTGGAACCATCTTCAATGATCCTGGCAACATAGCGGGCTATCTGTTCCGAAATGGCATCCATTATATGGGGATGGGTATATTCGGCAACAGGAGTATCCACCAGGACCGCGTGGTCTATGCAATCAACGGGGATCACCGTGTCGCCGAGTGTCCACGGCATGTTCGGATTGATCTCCGCAATAACGGTCCTCGCCTGTTCCACCGCGGTTCTGGTAATGTCCACGGATACCCCCAGGCTCACATGTCCATGTTTATCGGGGAGAGATACCTGGATAAGAGCGACATCGGGAACCACTCTGCCGCTCCGGAACAGGGCACATGCCTGCGGCAGGGAAATGGGGACATAATCGGCCCGGCCTTCATTGACGATCT
The genomic region above belongs to Deltaproteobacteria bacterium and contains:
- a CDS encoding sigma 54-interacting transcriptional regulator; this translates as MGDIRIGLVAPYKKLVSEAKKISKKKGVCLWAIYAAIEEAIATARKMEAEGIDVIVAREGTDSIIKEHINIPVVPIKIGSMEVLKAILKAGEVKETLVLGNFRGIHKDIATLEKVLGREILEFKFETRTELNNKINKLNSERHAIVGGGLTCDIAGEHGFRTILVESSEEWIEYALDNAYKVAWSKLDEKQKRIQLLTIVNETEEGIIAIDIHKKITVFNTVSEQIFKIPGHDVLGKYNDFVLKKTGLLKAITNNNEYESIESINDKNVIIHSVPIKLDGINFGGVCSIHEADKVQKMEEDIRFSLHARGLTAKNFTFDDILGNHDSIVETIEKAKKFSATDFTILITGESGTGKELFAHSIVNESKRKKGPFIAINCAAIPPNLLEAELFGYEEGSFTGAKKGGKPGYFEIVHNGTIFLDEIGKLNFDVQGRLLRVIEQKEVIKVGGNQVIPVNVRVIAATNENLGEKVAEGSFREDLYYRLNVLHLYVPPLRDRIEDLYPITLHILDTFHVSEYNKKIITLALREFSNYPWKGNVRELSNVLTQLVVLMGEGNTLSFGVVKAMLREIIYGVKQDKFETKETEGKTRTWKRVKPADEETEAEILTSLLKEKNMNMGQLAKSIGVSRSALWRKLKKYNLA
- a CDS encoding HD domain-containing protein, with protein sequence MEFKLPARNNKKLQLLIKRINADKELFQIWKCANVNAVDRSGISDHGEVHIRIVANAALRILRLLVEGGVEPSVVKDHGLTAGDAELIVVLAACFHDTGISVHRDDHERYSLFIAFRKVRELLEGLYDEPDLTIMVSETLHAVVAHDADEECLTIEAGVLKVADALDMTEGRSRIPFEAGKVNIHSISAQAIAGVNIEKGQTKPVRIGIKLVNAAGIYQIDELLKNKLKHSSLTPFVEVTASIEGEAERRLFDSYKM
- a CDS encoding GNAT family N-acetyltransferase; translation: MREEPAGFSVQEMSKIFQDKLTTPDEAVSVIRPGDKVFIATACATPRTLIMALENLETKPADVHLLHFLTDGAVPRKDGVPHTKYHHRSFFVGTDTREIVNEGRADYVPISLPQACALFRSGRVVPDVALIQVSLPDKHGHVSLGVSVDITRTAVEQARTVIAEINPNMPWTLGDTVIPVDCIDHAVLVDTPVAEYTHPHIMDAISEQIARYVARIIEDGSTLQIGLGRIPNEMLKYLANRRDLGIHSDVITEPIIDLIEEGIVTGNAKTLHKGQVVASYCLGTRRLYDFVDRNPTVAFYPIEYICDPAILARNSKLVSVTQAFAIDLTGQVCSDQFEGEFYSGVSTQPEFLRGSAGSPGGKPIVCLSSITEDGENSRIRPLLHEGEGVTISRSEIHYVITEYGTAYLFGKSIRERALSLIEIAHPDFRPWLLEEAKRLGYVRKDQVLKSRGAYPHDEDREIELRNGTKVLIRPARASDYSGLQDLFYHLSPKDVITRFFTKLNSLSESKAQHLCNVDYEHEMAFVAVTGEKEEDECVVGSSCYYMDQATRLADIAYMIRPEWQGQGLGSCLQDKMIEYAKSKGIRGFTADILTENEKMIKLAYKCTNNVCTSPPSYGSYEVTMMFEN